From Streptomonospora salina, the proteins below share one genomic window:
- a CDS encoding TrmH family RNA methyltransferase produces MDVIEVPDPGDPRLADYFRLRDVNLRKSIEAEHGLFMAEGEKVVRRALTAGYTPRSLLLTRRRLAALSELAAAVDAPVYVVDDATAERLTGFDVHRGALASFHRRPLPDPGDVLEGARRVVVLEDVLDHTNVGAIFRSAAGLGVDAVLLAPRCADPLYRRSIKVSMGAVFTQPFSRLGDWYGGLEELRGRGFHLLALTPGPGTRPLPEALAQAGEAPVALMLGSEGDGLSSRWLGQADTGVAIPMAGRDVDSLNVTAAAAIACYELMRSA; encoded by the coding sequence ATGGACGTCATCGAGGTGCCCGATCCCGGCGACCCGCGCCTGGCCGACTACTTCCGGCTGCGCGACGTGAACCTGCGCAAGAGCATCGAGGCCGAGCACGGGCTGTTCATGGCCGAAGGCGAGAAAGTCGTCCGGCGGGCGCTGACCGCCGGCTACACGCCCCGCTCGCTCCTGCTGACCCGCCGCCGCTTGGCCGCCCTGTCGGAGCTGGCCGCCGCGGTCGACGCCCCCGTCTACGTCGTCGACGACGCCACCGCCGAGCGGCTGACCGGATTCGACGTGCACCGCGGCGCACTCGCGTCCTTCCACCGCCGCCCCCTGCCCGACCCCGGCGACGTGCTGGAAGGTGCGCGCCGCGTCGTCGTCCTCGAAGACGTCCTCGACCACACCAACGTCGGCGCGATCTTCCGCAGCGCCGCCGGCCTGGGCGTGGACGCCGTGCTGCTCGCCCCGCGCTGCGCCGACCCCCTCTACCGCCGCTCCATCAAGGTCTCCATGGGAGCCGTCTTCACCCAGCCCTTCAGCCGCCTCGGCGACTGGTACGGCGGGCTGGAGGAACTGCGCGGGCGCGGTTTCCACCTGCTGGCGCTCACCCCCGGACCCGGCACCCGCCCGCTGCCCGAGGCTTTGGCGCAGGCGGGCGAGGCGCCCGTCGCCCTCATGCTCGGCAGCGAGGGCGACGGCCTGTCGTCGCGCTGGCTCGGCCAGGCCGACACCGGCGTGGCCATCCCCATGGCCGGGCGCGACGTGGACTCGCTCAACGTCACCGCCGCCGCGGCCATCGCCTGCTACGAACTGATGCGCTCGGCCTGA
- a CDS encoding substrate-binding and VWA domain-containing protein produces MPYGRHRMPSPTRIALGSPLGIAAAALVLIAAVSVAVPAALRYAGCGETRYLRVAAALSIAPPLQEAADEFNADGGTYGGVCVFAQASEVPPHRVMTALSGGRGGSAVAPHVWVPESSAWVELARISESGARTVDTDPRSLASTPVVLAAPEGTEGLPDPDSASWESLLPGQRPGGPRPLVMVDPNRGTPGMAAMHAVRRHLGSGDDADTAMTDFVRDAQPETAFGETDPAGIYPVPAGRAPLSVLPEQAVAEYNSADPRTPLQALYPDEGTVSLDYPFVSTSDDPAMRSAAEDLWEVLRTAPYRERLRELGFRDPDGTAPDALTGRAGIRAPAPETHGDLTGDALLSSVEDWNRLSMPTRSLVLADVSRFMRADLGGGDTTRLEVTREAALLGLSLFPDDTELGLWMMSGAYGDSGRDEVEGLARLGAADRGEQTTRRQELQDIAEGIEARGDGPQLYDNILAAYDRVSSSYREDRINSVIVLTSGRDGGSSAISGEELVAELQDRFDPERPVTLFVIAFGDQPERDALADVAAATSGTLSVADDPDEIGDIFLSLVSRRLCVPDCGG; encoded by the coding sequence GTGCCCTACGGCCGACACCGCATGCCCTCGCCTACCCGCATCGCGCTGGGGTCCCCGTTGGGGATCGCCGCCGCGGCGCTGGTGCTGATCGCCGCGGTCAGCGTCGCGGTCCCCGCCGCGCTGCGCTACGCCGGCTGCGGCGAGACCCGCTACCTGCGCGTCGCCGCGGCGCTGAGCATCGCACCGCCGCTGCAGGAGGCCGCCGACGAATTCAACGCCGACGGCGGCACCTACGGCGGCGTGTGCGTCTTCGCCCAGGCCTCCGAAGTCCCGCCGCACCGCGTGATGACCGCGCTCTCCGGCGGGCGCGGCGGCTCCGCCGTCGCCCCGCACGTGTGGGTGCCCGAATCCTCCGCCTGGGTCGAGCTGGCCCGCATCTCCGAATCGGGCGCACGCACCGTCGACACCGACCCCCGCTCGCTGGCCTCCACGCCGGTCGTGCTCGCCGCGCCCGAGGGCACCGAGGGCCTGCCCGATCCGGATTCCGCCTCCTGGGAGTCGCTGCTTCCCGGACAGCGCCCCGGCGGACCGCGCCCGCTGGTGATGGTCGACCCCAACCGGGGTACGCCCGGCATGGCGGCGATGCACGCCGTGCGCCGGCACCTGGGCAGCGGCGACGACGCCGACACCGCCATGACCGACTTCGTGCGCGACGCCCAGCCCGAGACCGCCTTCGGCGAAACCGACCCGGCGGGGATCTACCCGGTCCCCGCGGGGCGGGCCCCGCTGTCGGTCCTGCCCGAGCAGGCCGTCGCCGAATACAACTCCGCCGACCCGCGCACGCCGCTGCAGGCGCTGTATCCCGACGAGGGCACGGTGAGCCTGGACTATCCCTTCGTGTCCACCAGCGACGATCCGGCCATGCGCAGCGCTGCCGAGGACCTCTGGGAAGTGCTGCGCACCGCCCCCTACCGCGAGCGGCTGCGCGAACTGGGTTTCCGCGATCCCGACGGCACGGCCCCGGACGCGCTCACCGGCCGCGCGGGCATCCGCGCCCCGGCGCCCGAGACCCACGGCGACCTGACCGGCGATGCGCTGCTTTCGTCGGTCGAGGACTGGAACCGGCTGTCGATGCCCACGCGCTCGCTGGTCCTGGCCGACGTCTCGCGGTTCATGCGCGCCGACCTCGGCGGCGGCGACACGACGCGGCTGGAGGTCACCCGCGAGGCCGCGCTGCTGGGCCTGTCGCTGTTTCCCGACGACACCGAGCTGGGGCTGTGGATGATGTCCGGCGCCTACGGCGACTCCGGACGCGACGAGGTCGAAGGGCTGGCGCGGCTGGGCGCCGCCGACCGCGGCGAGCAGACCACCCGCCGCCAGGAGCTGCAGGACATCGCCGAGGGGATCGAGGCCCGGGGCGACGGTCCGCAGCTGTACGACAACATCCTCGCCGCCTACGACCGCGTCTCCTCCTCGTACCGCGAGGACCGCATCAACAGCGTCATCGTGCTCACCTCCGGGCGCGACGGCGGATCCAGCGCGATCTCCGGCGAGGAGCTCGTCGCCGAGCTGCAGGACCGCTTCGACCCCGAGCGACCGGTGACGCTGTTCGTGATCGCCTTCGGGGACCAGCCCGAGCGCGACGCGCTGGCCGACGTCGCCGCCGCCACCAGCGGCACGCTGTCGGTCGCCGACGACCCCGACGAGATCGGCGACATCTTCCTCAGCCTGGTCTCCCGCCGGCTGTGCGTCCCCGACTGCGGCGGCTGA
- a CDS encoding 2-hydroxyacid dehydrogenase, whose amino-acid sequence MADRVLVPWEQNLENAPAGVRGDVYDGTGEPAADLAQVAFYVVPYGRPQYQRLDLMARMPGLRAVQLLTAGYEGALEYLPAGVELCNGRGLHDASTAEHALALILAAQRDLPRWAADQAAHRWQPHFTRSLAGTRVLIAGYGNIGAALEDRLAPNECEVVRVARRARPDEGVHGVGALHRLLPGASVVVLTAPHTPETEGLIGAAELALMPDDSLVVNVGRGPLLDTSALLAEKGRVRAALDVTDPEPLPAGHPLWEAPGTCITPHVAGGSDTFYPRARSFVDDQLRRWAAGEPRANVVRPGGR is encoded by the coding sequence ATGGCCGATCGCGTGCTGGTGCCCTGGGAGCAGAACCTGGAGAACGCACCGGCCGGTGTGCGCGGGGACGTCTACGACGGCACCGGCGAACCCGCCGCCGACCTCGCGCAGGTGGCCTTCTACGTCGTGCCCTACGGCCGTCCTCAGTACCAGCGCCTGGACCTCATGGCGCGCATGCCCGGCCTGCGCGCCGTCCAGCTGCTCACCGCCGGATACGAGGGCGCCCTGGAGTACCTGCCCGCGGGCGTCGAGCTGTGCAACGGCCGCGGCCTGCACGACGCCAGCACCGCCGAGCACGCCTTGGCGCTGATCCTCGCGGCCCAGCGCGACCTGCCGCGCTGGGCCGCCGACCAGGCCGCCCACCGCTGGCAGCCGCACTTCACCCGCTCGCTGGCCGGCACGCGGGTGCTCATCGCCGGCTACGGCAACATCGGCGCCGCCCTGGAGGACCGGCTCGCCCCCAACGAGTGCGAGGTCGTGCGCGTGGCCCGCCGCGCCCGCCCCGACGAGGGCGTACACGGTGTCGGCGCGCTGCACCGGCTGCTGCCCGGCGCCTCCGTCGTCGTGCTGACCGCCCCGCACACCCCGGAGACCGAAGGGCTGATCGGAGCCGCCGAGCTGGCGCTGATGCCCGACGACTCCCTGGTGGTCAACGTCGGACGCGGTCCGCTTCTGGACACCTCCGCACTGCTGGCCGAGAAAGGACGGGTCCGCGCTGCGCTGGACGTCACCGACCCCGAGCCGCTGCCCGCCGGCCATCCGCTGTGGGAGGCGCCGGGCACCTGCATCACCCCGCACGTCGCCGGCGGCTCCGACACCTTCTACCCGCGCGCCCGCAGCTTCGTCGACGACCAGCTGCGCCGCTGGGCGGCGGGAGAACCGCGGGCCAACGTGGTGCGGCCGGGTGGGCGCTAG